The following coding sequences are from one Verrucosispora sp. WMMD573 window:
- a CDS encoding aldo/keto reductase: protein MTTTRKLGRSGIEVSAIGMGCWAIGGPLWGDDRQPLGWGEVDDEESVRAVHAALEHGVTFFDTASNYGAGHSERVLGRALTGRRDRVVIATKFGFTSEEATRRATGEDHRPEYAAASLEASLRRLGTDHVDLLQLHLNDLAPALALDLVDTLESMVTQGKIRAYGWSTDHPDSAAAFAPAAPHCTAIQHDQSVLRDNAEMLAVCDTYDLASINRGPLAMGLLTAATRSLGDDDVRGRAPEWLRWFTDGKPAPQWAQRVAQVRAALTADGRTLAQGALGWLLARSPRTVPIPGFRTVAQVEENTRVLTLGPLPADAYDEVERHLSELRRDEAATRA from the coding sequence ATGACGACGACACGGAAACTGGGTCGCAGCGGGATCGAGGTCAGCGCGATCGGCATGGGGTGCTGGGCGATCGGCGGGCCGCTGTGGGGCGACGACCGGCAGCCGCTGGGCTGGGGCGAGGTGGACGACGAGGAGTCGGTACGGGCCGTGCACGCGGCGCTGGAGCACGGGGTGACCTTCTTCGACACGGCCAGCAACTACGGGGCCGGGCACAGCGAGCGGGTGCTCGGTCGGGCGCTGACCGGCCGTCGCGACCGGGTGGTGATCGCCACCAAGTTCGGCTTCACCTCCGAGGAGGCGACCCGCCGGGCCACCGGCGAGGACCACCGTCCCGAGTACGCGGCGGCGAGTCTGGAGGCGTCGCTGCGCCGGCTCGGCACCGATCACGTCGACCTGTTGCAACTGCACCTGAACGACCTGGCGCCGGCGCTCGCGCTCGACCTGGTCGACACGCTGGAGAGCATGGTCACCCAGGGCAAGATCCGGGCGTACGGGTGGAGCACCGACCACCCCGACTCGGCCGCCGCCTTCGCCCCGGCCGCCCCGCACTGCACGGCGATCCAGCACGACCAGTCCGTGCTGCGGGACAACGCCGAGATGCTGGCGGTCTGCGACACGTACGACCTGGCCAGTATCAACCGGGGGCCGCTGGCGATGGGGCTGCTCACCGCCGCCACCCGGTCGCTGGGCGACGACGACGTGCGGGGACGGGCACCGGAGTGGTTGCGCTGGTTCACCGACGGCAAGCCGGCACCGCAGTGGGCGCAGCGGGTGGCTCAGGTACGCGCGGCGCTCACCGCCGACGGCCGTACCCTCGCTCAGGGCGCGCTCGGCTGGCTGCTGGCCCGCAGCCCGCGTACGGTGCCGATTCCCGGGTTCCGCACGGTGGCCCAGGTCGAGGAGAACACCCGGGTGCTCACCCTCGGGCCGCTGCCCGCCGACGCCTACGACGAGGTCGAGCGGCACCTGTCGGAGCTGCGTAGGGACGAGGCCGCCACACGGGCGTGA
- a CDS encoding TIGR01777 family oxidoreductase — translation MRILMAGASGFLGTRLVDLLVADGHQVTRLVRRPPRAADERRWSPSAAQLDPAVVAEADAVINLAGAGVGDRRWNDRYRQLIRSSRVDTTTTLATTIAGLPVADRPEVLLNASAIGWYGNTGDRVVEEDAPAGEGFLADVARVWEAATRPAEDAGVRVVRLRTGLPLHRDGGLLKPQLLPFKLGIAGRLGSGRQWIPWISMTDWLNATTFLLARADLAGPVNVVGPASVTNAEFTRELARQLNRPAVIPIPALALKVALGGFAQEALTSTRVLPGVLNRAQFTFRHPDLPTALHAALHPAP, via the coding sequence ATGCGGATCCTCATGGCCGGCGCTTCCGGCTTCCTCGGCACCCGGCTGGTCGACCTGCTCGTCGCCGACGGGCACCAGGTGACCCGGCTGGTACGACGACCGCCGCGCGCCGCCGACGAGCGACGATGGTCGCCGTCGGCGGCGCAGTTGGACCCGGCGGTGGTCGCCGAGGCCGACGCGGTGATCAACCTGGCGGGCGCCGGTGTCGGCGACCGGCGCTGGAACGACAGGTACCGGCAGCTGATCCGGTCCAGCCGGGTGGACACCACCACCACCCTGGCCACCACGATCGCCGGGCTACCGGTGGCCGACCGGCCGGAGGTGCTGCTGAACGCCTCGGCGATCGGCTGGTACGGCAACACCGGCGACCGGGTGGTCGAGGAGGACGCGCCGGCCGGCGAGGGTTTCCTCGCCGACGTGGCCCGGGTGTGGGAGGCGGCCACCCGGCCGGCCGAGGATGCCGGGGTACGGGTGGTGCGGCTGCGTACCGGGCTGCCGCTGCACCGCGACGGTGGGCTGCTGAAGCCGCAGCTGCTGCCGTTCAAGCTGGGCATCGCCGGCCGGCTCGGCAGCGGCCGGCAGTGGATTCCGTGGATCTCGATGACCGACTGGCTCAACGCCACCACGTTCCTGCTGGCCCGGGCCGATCTCGCCGGGCCGGTGAACGTGGTCGGCCCGGCCTCGGTCACCAACGCCGAGTTCACCCGGGAACTGGCCCGCCAGCTGAACCGCCCCGCGGTCATCCCGATCCCCGCGCTGGCCCTGAAGGTGGCCCTCGGCGGCTTCGCCCAGGAGGCGTTGACCAGCACCCGCGTCCTCCCCGGCGTCCTCAACCGCGCCCAGTTCACTTTCCGCCACCCCGACCTCCCCACCGCCCTCCACGCCGCCCTCCACCCCGCCCCCTAG
- a CDS encoding PHB depolymerase family esterase, with protein MRRTRTRLAGALAGLALAATALVAVAAPAQAASLTQVTGFGSNPGNLAMYAYRPDNLPSGAPAVVLLHGCAQNASGYFANSGWRKYADQWRFALIVPEQRSANNSSSCFNWFETGDTARGQGEALSIKQMVDHAKSAYGTAANRVYVSGLSGGGAMSAAMLATYPDVFAGGSIIAGLPHRCATSMINAFSCMSPGVDKTPAQWGDLVRNAYPGYSGARPKVAIWHGTSDYTVATANATESRDQWTNVLGVSQTPTSTRQLPAGTSVEVYGNDVVRVHRVSGMGHGTPVDPGSGADQCGTAAAYFLDTICSTYHDALFFGLNGGATPTPTPTASPTTSPTPTASPTPTASPTPTPTSTPTCVTASNYAHVAAGRAYHSGGYAYANGSNQRMGLYNTFYTTTLRQTAPNHWTIGC; from the coding sequence GGCTTCGGCTCCAACCCCGGCAACCTCGCCATGTACGCGTACCGGCCGGACAACCTGCCCTCCGGCGCCCCGGCCGTGGTGCTGCTGCACGGCTGCGCCCAGAACGCCAGCGGCTACTTCGCCAACTCCGGCTGGAGGAAGTACGCCGACCAGTGGCGGTTCGCGCTGATCGTGCCCGAGCAACGTTCGGCCAACAACTCCAGCTCCTGCTTCAACTGGTTCGAGACCGGCGACACGGCGCGGGGGCAGGGCGAGGCGCTCTCCATCAAGCAGATGGTCGACCACGCCAAGTCGGCGTACGGCACGGCCGCCAACCGGGTGTACGTCAGCGGGCTGTCGGGCGGCGGAGCGATGAGCGCCGCGATGCTCGCCACCTACCCGGACGTCTTCGCCGGTGGCTCGATCATCGCCGGGCTGCCGCACCGCTGCGCCACCAGCATGATCAACGCGTTCTCCTGCATGAGCCCGGGTGTGGACAAGACCCCCGCGCAGTGGGGCGACCTCGTCCGCAACGCCTACCCCGGCTACTCCGGCGCCCGCCCGAAGGTGGCCATCTGGCACGGCACCAGCGACTACACGGTGGCGACGGCCAACGCCACCGAGTCCCGCGACCAGTGGACCAACGTGCTCGGTGTCTCGCAGACGCCCACCAGTACCCGGCAACTGCCGGCCGGCACCAGCGTCGAGGTCTACGGCAACGATGTGGTCCGGGTGCACCGGGTCTCCGGCATGGGGCACGGCACCCCCGTCGACCCGGGCTCGGGCGCGGACCAGTGCGGTACCGCCGCCGCGTACTTCCTGGACACCATCTGCTCGACGTACCACGACGCGCTCTTCTTCGGCCTGAACGGCGGCGCGACCCCGACCCCGACCCCGACCGCGAGCCCCACGACCAGCCCGACCCCGACCGCGTCACCCACCCCGACCGCGAGCCCGACCCCGACCCCGACCAGCACCCCGACCTGCGTCACCGCCAGCAACTACGCCCACGTCGCCGCCGGCCGCGCCTACCACTCCGGCGGCTACGCCTACGCCAACGGCTCCAACCAGCGGATGGGCCTCTACAACACCTTCTACACCACCACCCTGCGCCAGACCGCCCCCAACCACTGGACCATCGGCTGCTGA